A genomic window from Hypomesus transpacificus isolate Combined female chromosome 15, fHypTra1, whole genome shotgun sequence includes:
- the clmpb gene encoding CXADR-like membrane protein isoform X1 produces the protein MGFPDLSGVTMSAIFRSLSLVLLSLLTAGAQTEMKRVVGDNATLPCHHQFWQSNPQSLDIEWILQKPNSKQRVIITFFGGQVYTNEVMGDANRLAFAGDYLNGDASLLIGDLLLTDSGEYHCKVKTGGKYHWGQVNLIVLVKPSKPRCWMDGKLLEGSDVKLSCKSSDGSDPISYKWERVLDKGKSVGKLPPLALIDLKNPEIVTLRNLTKDSAGVYKCTASNDVGEENCIIEVTMQYVRGMGVMAGAVVGVSFGVLIIILIIWLVFRKKEKKKYEEEETPNEIREDAEAPKAKLVKPNSLSSSRSGSSRSGASSTQSMVHNSVPRGPRGPRPPPVATLKENGQPPGFPQSPPAYNSVVPPKTPEPPITPKFNSRNLTSSTPPTLMVPAQTKAFQTV, from the exons TGCTGCTCAGTTTGCTGACGGCCGGCGCCCAGACAGAAATGAAAAGGGTCGTGGGAGACAACGCCACCCTGCCGTGTCACCATCAGTTCTGGCAGTCCAACCCGCAGTCGCTCGACATTGAGTGGATACTGCAGAAGCCCAACTCCAAGCAGAGAGTG ATCATCACGTTCTTTGGAGGTCAGGTGTACACCAACGAGGTGATGGGCGACGCCAACCGTCTGGCCTTTGCAGGGGACTACCTGAACGGGGATGCCTCCCTGCTCATTGGTGACCTGCTGCTGACCGACTCTGGGGAGTACCACTGTAAGGTCAAGACAGGGGGCAAGTACCACTGGGGCCAGGTCAACCTCATAGTGCTGG TCAAGCCTTCCAAACCGCGATGCTGGATGGACGGTAAACTGCTGGAGGGCAGCGACGTCAAGCTGAGCTGCAAGTCCAGCGACGGCTCTGACCCCATCAGCTACAAGTGGGAGAGGGTCCTGGACAAGGGCAAGAGCGTGGGAAAACTCCCCCCTCTGGCACTGATAG ACCTGAAGAACCCCGAGATCGTCACGCTGAGGAACCTGACCAAGGACAGCGCGGGCGTCTACAAGTGCACCGCCAGTAATGATGTCGGCGAGGAGAACTGCATCATCGAAGTCACCATGCAGT ATGTGAGGGGGATGGGCGTGATGGCGGGGGCTGTGGTGGGAGTATCCTTTGGcgtcctcatcatcatcttgATCATCTGGCTGGTGTTCCgtaagaaggagaagaagaagtatgaggaggaggagactccTAACGAGATCAG GGAAGATGCTGAGGCTCCCAAGGCCAAGCTGGTGAAGCCCAACTCCCTCTCCTCGTCCCGCTCCGGCAGCTCCCGCTCCGGGGCCTCCTCCACGCAGTCCATGGTCCACAACAGCGTCCCCCGGGGTCCCCGGGGCCCCCGCCCTCCGCCCGTGGCCACCCTCAAGGAGAACGGACAACCCCCCGGcttcccccagtctcccccgGCCTACAACTCTGTGGTGCCGCCCAAAACCCCGGAGCCCCCCATCACTCCCAAATTCAACTCCAGGAACCTCACAAGTAGCACGCCCCCCACCCTCATGGTCCCCGCCCAGACCAAAGCCTTTCAAACTGTGTAG
- the clmpb gene encoding CXADR-like membrane protein isoform X2 produces the protein MKRVVGDNATLPCHHQFWQSNPQSLDIEWILQKPNSKQRVIITFFGGQVYTNEVMGDANRLAFAGDYLNGDASLLIGDLLLTDSGEYHCKVKTGGKYHWGQVNLIVLVKPSKPRCWMDGKLLEGSDVKLSCKSSDGSDPISYKWERVLDKGKSVGKLPPLALIDLKNPEIVTLRNLTKDSAGVYKCTASNDVGEENCIIEVTMQYVRGMGVMAGAVVGVSFGVLIIILIIWLVFRKKEKKKYEEEETPNEIREDAEAPKAKLVKPNSLSSSRSGSSRSGASSTQSMVHNSVPRGPRGPRPPPVATLKENGQPPGFPQSPPAYNSVVPPKTPEPPITPKFNSRNLTSSTPPTLMVPAQTKAFQTV, from the exons ATGAAAAGGGTCGTGGGAGACAACGCCACCCTGCCGTGTCACCATCAGTTCTGGCAGTCCAACCCGCAGTCGCTCGACATTGAGTGGATACTGCAGAAGCCCAACTCCAAGCAGAGAGTG ATCATCACGTTCTTTGGAGGTCAGGTGTACACCAACGAGGTGATGGGCGACGCCAACCGTCTGGCCTTTGCAGGGGACTACCTGAACGGGGATGCCTCCCTGCTCATTGGTGACCTGCTGCTGACCGACTCTGGGGAGTACCACTGTAAGGTCAAGACAGGGGGCAAGTACCACTGGGGCCAGGTCAACCTCATAGTGCTGG TCAAGCCTTCCAAACCGCGATGCTGGATGGACGGTAAACTGCTGGAGGGCAGCGACGTCAAGCTGAGCTGCAAGTCCAGCGACGGCTCTGACCCCATCAGCTACAAGTGGGAGAGGGTCCTGGACAAGGGCAAGAGCGTGGGAAAACTCCCCCCTCTGGCACTGATAG ACCTGAAGAACCCCGAGATCGTCACGCTGAGGAACCTGACCAAGGACAGCGCGGGCGTCTACAAGTGCACCGCCAGTAATGATGTCGGCGAGGAGAACTGCATCATCGAAGTCACCATGCAGT ATGTGAGGGGGATGGGCGTGATGGCGGGGGCTGTGGTGGGAGTATCCTTTGGcgtcctcatcatcatcttgATCATCTGGCTGGTGTTCCgtaagaaggagaagaagaagtatgaggaggaggagactccTAACGAGATCAG GGAAGATGCTGAGGCTCCCAAGGCCAAGCTGGTGAAGCCCAACTCCCTCTCCTCGTCCCGCTCCGGCAGCTCCCGCTCCGGGGCCTCCTCCACGCAGTCCATGGTCCACAACAGCGTCCCCCGGGGTCCCCGGGGCCCCCGCCCTCCGCCCGTGGCCACCCTCAAGGAGAACGGACAACCCCCCGGcttcccccagtctcccccgGCCTACAACTCTGTGGTGCCGCCCAAAACCCCGGAGCCCCCCATCACTCCCAAATTCAACTCCAGGAACCTCACAAGTAGCACGCCCCCCACCCTCATGGTCCCCGCCCAGACCAAAGCCTTTCAAACTGTGTAG